The proteins below are encoded in one region of Salvelinus fontinalis isolate EN_2023a chromosome 10, ASM2944872v1, whole genome shotgun sequence:
- the si:dkeyp-50d11.2 gene encoding calpain-1 catalytic subunit isoform X2 produces the protein MEQVMEHVIERVFASGVAARLRSQWDRNEGIGQNDKALKFLGQDFEYLRSHSLQSRRLFEDDAFPAQLSSLGFKELGSHSTKTQGVRWMRPTEFCSDPHFIVDGATRTDVCQGALGDCWLLAAIASLTLNETLLHRVVPHGQSFHQQYAGIFHFQISGVFEMEAVTFKKLVKGHAYSVTGVEEVEFKGSPTKLLRIRNPWGEMEWTGAWSDNSREWAGVDPSVRARLYNRSEDGEFWMSFRDFLREFSRLEICNLTADALQASQVKKWSSALYPGEWRRGSTAGGCRNYPATFWLNPQFKVALQHPDTDGQSGCSFLVALMQKDRRRQRREGKDMETIGFTIYEVPEEFTGQAGVHLKRDFFLTHGSSARSELFINLREVSTRFCLPQGEYIVIPSTFEPQKDGDFVLRVFSEKPADSQELDDDITADLPEEVELDESQIDAGFKGLFRQLAGAEMEISASKLQTILNRIISKHKDLKTDGFGKEACRCMITLMDTTGTGKLGLTEFHVLWEKIKRYLTVFRKFDLDKSGTMSSYEMRMALESAGFKLTNHLFQLIILRYSKEDLNVDFDNFVNCLIRLETMFKTFKEMDTDVDGVVSFSFFQWISLTMFA, from the exons ATGGAGCAGGTGATGGAGCATGTTATTGAACGTGTGTTTGCCTCTGGAGTGGCTGCTCGTTTGAGGAGCCAGTGGGACCGCAATGAGGGCATCGGTCAGAATGACAAGGCCCTGAAGTTCTTAGGCCAAGACTTTGAATATCTCCGGTCCCACAGTCTGCAGAGCAGACGGCTGTTTGAGGACGATGCATTCCCTGCTCAGCTCTCGTCGCTGGGCTTCAAGGAGCTGGGGTCACACTCTACAAAGACACAGGGGGTCCGATGGATGCGCCCCACG GAGTTCTGCTCTGACCCTCACTTCATCGTAGACGGAGCCACGCGCACAGACGTCTgccagggagctctgg GTGACTGTTGGCTGCTGGCAGCGATTGCTTCACTCACACTGAATGAGACTCTACTACATCGGGTGGTGCCCCATGGGCAGAGCTTCCACCAACAGTATGCTGGGATCTTTCACTTCCAA ATCTCTGGTGTTTTCGAGATGGAGGCGGTGACATTCAAGAAGCTGGTGAAAGGCCATGCCTACTCTGTGACAGGTGTGGAGGAG GTGGAGTTTAAAGGAAGTCCCACCAAGCTCCTGCGGATCAGGAACCCCtggggagagatggagtggaCCGGAGCCTGGAGTGACAa TTCAAGAGAGTGGGCTGGAGTTGACCCATCGGTCAGAGCTAGATTGTACAACCGTAGCGAAGATGGCGAGTTCTG GATGTCATTCCGTGACTTTCTGCGTGAGTTCAGCCGTTTGGAGATCTGTAATCTGACAGCAGACGCCCTGCAGGCCAGCCAAGTGAAGAAGTGGAGCTCAGCGCTCTACcctggagagtggaggagaggcagCACTGCAGGGGGCTGCAGGAACTACCCAG CAACGTTCTGGCTCAACCCTCAATTCAAAGTGGCCCTTCAGCACCCAGACACAGATGGCCAATCAGGTTGCAGCTTCCTGGTGGCGTTGATGCAGAAGGATCGTCGTCGGCAACGGCGTGAGGGGAAAGACATGGAGACCATTGGATTCACCATCTATGAG GTTCCAGAAGAG TTTACAGGTCAGGCCGGGGTGCATCTAAAGAGGGACTTCTTCCTGACCCATGGCTCCAGTGCCCGGTCAGAGCTCTTCATCAACCTGAGAGAGGTCAGCACCCGCTTCTGCCTGCCCCAGGGAGAGTATATCGTCATCCCCTCCACCTTCGAGCCCCAGAAGGACGGAGACTTTGTGCTCAGGGTGTTCTCTGAAAAGCCAGCTGACTCCCA GGAATTGGATGATGATATCACAGCTGATCTGCCTGAGGAG GTAGAGCTGGACGAGAGCCAGATTGATGCAGGCTTCAAGGGTCTCTTCAGACAGCTCGCTGGAGCG GAAATGGAGATCAGTGCCTCCAAGCTTCAGACCATCCTAAACAGAATCATCAGCAAGC ATAAGGACCTGAAGACAGACGGCTTTGGGAAGGAGGCGTGTCGTTGCATGATAACTCTCATGGAT ACCACCGGCACTGGGAAGCTGGGCTTGACAGAGTTCCATGTGCTGTGGGAGAAGATCAAACGGTACCTG ACTGTGTTTAGGAAGTTTGACCTGGATAAATCTGGCACCATGAGCTCCTATGAAATGCGGATGGCACTGGAATCAGCTG GCTTCAAGTTGACCAACCACTTGTTCCAACTCATCATCCTACGCTACTCAAAGGAAGACCTGAATGTGGACTTCGATAACTTTGTCAACTGTCTCATCCGTCTGGAGACCATGTTCA AGACCTTTAAAGAAATGGACACTGATGTAGATGGGGTGGTTTCCTTCAGCTTCTTCCAG TGGATCTCCCTCACCATGTTTGCCTAG
- the si:dkeyp-50d11.2 gene encoding calpain-1 catalytic subunit isoform X1, whose translation MEQVMEHVIERVFASGVAARLRSQWDRNEGIGQNDKALKFLGQDFEYLRSHSLQSRRLFEDDAFPAQLSSLGFKELGSHSTKTQGVRWMRPTEFCSDPHFIVDGATRTDVCQGALGDCWLLAAIASLTLNETLLHRVVPHGQSFHQQYAGIFHFQFWQFGEWVDVVIDDRLPVKDGKLLFLHSAEGAEFWSALLEKAYAKLNGCYEALSGGSTSEGFEDFTGGVTEMFDLKKAHPDLFSIISRAVERGSLLGCSIDISGVFEMEAVTFKKLVKGHAYSVTGVEEVEFKGSPTKLLRIRNPWGEMEWTGAWSDNSREWAGVDPSVRARLYNRSEDGEFWMSFRDFLREFSRLEICNLTADALQASQVKKWSSALYPGEWRRGSTAGGCRNYPATFWLNPQFKVALQHPDTDGQSGCSFLVALMQKDRRRQRREGKDMETIGFTIYEVPEEFTGQAGVHLKRDFFLTHGSSARSELFINLREVSTRFCLPQGEYIVIPSTFEPQKDGDFVLRVFSEKPADSQELDDDITADLPEEVELDESQIDAGFKGLFRQLAGAEMEISASKLQTILNRIISKHKDLKTDGFGKEACRCMITLMDTTGTGKLGLTEFHVLWEKIKRYLTVFRKFDLDKSGTMSSYEMRMALESAGFKLTNHLFQLIILRYSKEDLNVDFDNFVNCLIRLETMFKTFKEMDTDVDGVVSFSFFQWISLTMFA comes from the exons ATGGAGCAGGTGATGGAGCATGTTATTGAACGTGTGTTTGCCTCTGGAGTGGCTGCTCGTTTGAGGAGCCAGTGGGACCGCAATGAGGGCATCGGTCAGAATGACAAGGCCCTGAAGTTCTTAGGCCAAGACTTTGAATATCTCCGGTCCCACAGTCTGCAGAGCAGACGGCTGTTTGAGGACGATGCATTCCCTGCTCAGCTCTCGTCGCTGGGCTTCAAGGAGCTGGGGTCACACTCTACAAAGACACAGGGGGTCCGATGGATGCGCCCCACG GAGTTCTGCTCTGACCCTCACTTCATCGTAGACGGAGCCACGCGCACAGACGTCTgccagggagctctgg GTGACTGTTGGCTGCTGGCAGCGATTGCTTCACTCACACTGAATGAGACTCTACTACATCGGGTGGTGCCCCATGGGCAGAGCTTCCACCAACAGTATGCTGGGATCTTTCACTTCCAA TTCTGGCAGTTTGGGGAGTGGGTGGATGTGGTGATTGATGACAGGCTGCCAGTGAAGGATGGGAAGCTGCTGTTTCTCCACTCAGCAGAGGGGGCTGAGTTCTGGAGCGCCCTGCTGGAGAAGGCCTACGCAAA GCTCAATGGCTGTTACGAGGCCCTCTCAGGGGGCAGTACATCGGAGGGGTTTGAGGACTTCACAGGGGGCGTGACAGAGATGTTTGACCTGAAGAAGGCCCATCCAGACCTGTTCAGCATAATCAGTAGAGCAGTGGAGCGAGGTTCCCTTCTGGGATGCTCCATAGAT ATCTCTGGTGTTTTCGAGATGGAGGCGGTGACATTCAAGAAGCTGGTGAAAGGCCATGCCTACTCTGTGACAGGTGTGGAGGAG GTGGAGTTTAAAGGAAGTCCCACCAAGCTCCTGCGGATCAGGAACCCCtggggagagatggagtggaCCGGAGCCTGGAGTGACAa TTCAAGAGAGTGGGCTGGAGTTGACCCATCGGTCAGAGCTAGATTGTACAACCGTAGCGAAGATGGCGAGTTCTG GATGTCATTCCGTGACTTTCTGCGTGAGTTCAGCCGTTTGGAGATCTGTAATCTGACAGCAGACGCCCTGCAGGCCAGCCAAGTGAAGAAGTGGAGCTCAGCGCTCTACcctggagagtggaggagaggcagCACTGCAGGGGGCTGCAGGAACTACCCAG CAACGTTCTGGCTCAACCCTCAATTCAAAGTGGCCCTTCAGCACCCAGACACAGATGGCCAATCAGGTTGCAGCTTCCTGGTGGCGTTGATGCAGAAGGATCGTCGTCGGCAACGGCGTGAGGGGAAAGACATGGAGACCATTGGATTCACCATCTATGAG GTTCCAGAAGAG TTTACAGGTCAGGCCGGGGTGCATCTAAAGAGGGACTTCTTCCTGACCCATGGCTCCAGTGCCCGGTCAGAGCTCTTCATCAACCTGAGAGAGGTCAGCACCCGCTTCTGCCTGCCCCAGGGAGAGTATATCGTCATCCCCTCCACCTTCGAGCCCCAGAAGGACGGAGACTTTGTGCTCAGGGTGTTCTCTGAAAAGCCAGCTGACTCCCA GGAATTGGATGATGATATCACAGCTGATCTGCCTGAGGAG GTAGAGCTGGACGAGAGCCAGATTGATGCAGGCTTCAAGGGTCTCTTCAGACAGCTCGCTGGAGCG GAAATGGAGATCAGTGCCTCCAAGCTTCAGACCATCCTAAACAGAATCATCAGCAAGC ATAAGGACCTGAAGACAGACGGCTTTGGGAAGGAGGCGTGTCGTTGCATGATAACTCTCATGGAT ACCACCGGCACTGGGAAGCTGGGCTTGACAGAGTTCCATGTGCTGTGGGAGAAGATCAAACGGTACCTG ACTGTGTTTAGGAAGTTTGACCTGGATAAATCTGGCACCATGAGCTCCTATGAAATGCGGATGGCACTGGAATCAGCTG GCTTCAAGTTGACCAACCACTTGTTCCAACTCATCATCCTACGCTACTCAAAGGAAGACCTGAATGTGGACTTCGATAACTTTGTCAACTGTCTCATCCGTCTGGAGACCATGTTCA AGACCTTTAAAGAAATGGACACTGATGTAGATGGGGTGGTTTCCTTCAGCTTCTTCCAG TGGATCTCCCTCACCATGTTTGCCTAG